A portion of the Streptomyces platensis genome contains these proteins:
- the efeO gene encoding iron uptake system protein EfeO has product MRALRPATVAAIAAATAVTVVSGCAAKNDGKGGSDKGTIEVTASDTSCELSAKEFPAGHVRFAVQNKGSKVTEVYVYAPGDRIVTERENIGPGTRTEISAEIKAGSYEIACKPGMKGDGIRQKVTVSGKGGATKRDPKLDAAVAAYRKYVQDQADQTLPAARKFADAVKDGDVEAAKKTYALSRVGWERTEPVAESFGDIDPKVDVRADGLEKGQKWTGWHKLEKSLWEEKKISGDDKTLAAQLITDLQDWQKRVGKAEITPTSMANGAKELLDEVATGKVTGEEERYSHTDLLDFHANVEGAEKAYELLKPVVAKNDPALAKELDKQFKAIGGLLDEHRDSKSADGFASYETVDKGERKKLSDGVNSLGEPLSKLAAAVAGAK; this is encoded by the coding sequence ATGCGTGCCCTCCGTCCCGCCACCGTTGCCGCCATCGCCGCGGCCACGGCCGTCACCGTCGTCTCCGGCTGCGCCGCGAAGAACGACGGCAAAGGCGGCAGCGACAAGGGCACCATCGAGGTGACCGCGAGCGACACCAGCTGTGAGCTGTCCGCCAAGGAATTCCCCGCCGGACATGTCCGGTTCGCGGTGCAGAACAAGGGCTCCAAGGTCACCGAGGTCTACGTCTACGCCCCCGGCGACCGGATCGTGACCGAGCGGGAGAACATCGGCCCCGGCACCCGGACGGAGATCTCCGCCGAGATCAAGGCCGGTTCATACGAAATCGCCTGTAAGCCGGGCATGAAGGGCGACGGCATCCGCCAGAAGGTGACCGTCAGCGGCAAGGGCGGGGCCACCAAGCGCGACCCCAAGCTGGACGCCGCGGTCGCCGCGTACCGCAAGTACGTCCAGGACCAGGCCGACCAGACCCTCCCGGCGGCGCGGAAGTTCGCCGACGCGGTCAAGGACGGCGATGTCGAGGCCGCCAAGAAGACCTATGCGCTCTCGCGGGTCGGCTGGGAGCGCACCGAGCCGGTCGCCGAGTCGTTCGGTGACATCGACCCCAAGGTCGATGTGCGGGCCGACGGCCTGGAGAAGGGCCAGAAGTGGACCGGCTGGCACAAGCTGGAGAAGTCCCTGTGGGAGGAGAAGAAGATCTCCGGGGACGACAAGACGCTCGCGGCGCAGCTGATCACCGACCTGCAGGACTGGCAGAAGCGGGTCGGCAAGGCCGAGATCACCCCGACCAGCATGGCCAACGGTGCCAAGGAGCTGCTCGACGAGGTGGCCACCGGCAAGGTCACCGGTGAGGAAGAGCGCTACAGCCACACCGACCTGCTCGACTTCCACGCCAATGTCGAGGGCGCCGAGAAGGCCTACGAGCTGCTGAAGCCGGTCGTCGCCAAGAACGACCCGGCGCTCGCCAAGGAGCTGGACAAGCAGTTCAAGGCGATCGGCGGGCTGCTCGACGAGCACCGCGACAGCAAGTCCGCCGACGGCTTCGCCTCGTACGAAACGGTCGACAAGGGCGAGCGAAAGAAGCTCTCCGACGGGGTCAACTCGCTGGGCGAGCCGCTGTCCAAGCTGGCCGCCGCCGTGGCCGGCGCCAAGTAG
- the efeB gene encoding iron uptake transporter deferrochelatase/peroxidase subunit: protein MTHDDDTSTVNTAAEGGEAAQTTDGRAPSRRALIGWGGAGLALGAVAAGGTAAALRTGGDAQPAGADATAGSAIAFHGRHQAGIASAVQDRLHFAAFDVTTDDRDELIALLKEWTKAAARMTAGDAVGDGAVGGLAEAPPDDTGEALGLPPSRLTLTFGIGPTLFEKDGKDRFGIKERRPEALIELPKFPGDNLDKARSGGDLCVQACADDPQVAVHAIRNLARIGFGKVAIRWSQLGFGKTSSTTPDAQTPRNMFGFKDGTHNLAGTDSAALDKHVWVGEGDAKGKESWMAGGSYLVARRIRMHIEIWDRTSLREQEDIFGRNKGEGAPVGKKHERDTPHLKSMLPTAHVRLAHPDSNGGVRILRRGYSFTDGTDGLGRLDAGLFFLAYQRDVRQGFVPLQKRLAANDALNEYIQHVGSALFAVPPGVRNADDWWGRALFA, encoded by the coding sequence ATGACGCACGACGACGACACGTCCACCGTGAACACCGCCGCCGAGGGCGGCGAGGCCGCGCAGACCACCGACGGGCGCGCGCCCTCCCGGCGTGCGCTGATCGGCTGGGGCGGTGCGGGCCTGGCCCTCGGCGCGGTCGCGGCCGGCGGTACCGCGGCGGCGCTGCGCACCGGCGGCGACGCCCAGCCGGCCGGCGCGGACGCGACCGCGGGCTCCGCGATCGCCTTCCACGGCAGGCACCAGGCCGGTATCGCCTCCGCCGTCCAGGACCGGCTGCACTTCGCCGCGTTCGATGTCACCACCGACGACCGTGACGAGCTGATCGCGCTGCTCAAGGAGTGGACGAAGGCGGCGGCGCGGATGACGGCCGGCGACGCGGTTGGCGACGGCGCGGTCGGCGGGCTGGCGGAGGCACCGCCGGACGACACCGGCGAGGCGCTCGGGCTGCCGCCCTCGCGGCTGACCCTGACCTTCGGTATCGGCCCCACGCTGTTCGAGAAGGACGGCAAGGACCGGTTCGGCATCAAGGAGCGGCGCCCCGAGGCGCTGATCGAGCTGCCGAAGTTCCCGGGCGACAACCTCGACAAGGCGCGCAGCGGCGGCGATCTGTGCGTTCAGGCCTGTGCGGACGACCCGCAGGTCGCGGTGCACGCGATCCGCAACCTGGCCCGTATCGGCTTCGGCAAGGTCGCGATCCGCTGGTCGCAGCTGGGCTTCGGCAAGACGTCCTCGACGACGCCGGACGCCCAGACCCCGCGCAACATGTTCGGCTTCAAGGACGGCACCCACAACCTCGCGGGCACCGACTCCGCCGCGCTGGACAAGCATGTGTGGGTCGGGGAAGGCGACGCGAAGGGCAAGGAGAGCTGGATGGCCGGCGGCTCCTACCTGGTCGCCCGCCGGATCCGGATGCACATCGAGATCTGGGACCGCACCTCGCTCCGGGAGCAGGAGGACATCTTCGGCCGGAACAAGGGCGAGGGGGCGCCGGTCGGCAAGAAGCACGAGCGGGACACCCCGCATCTGAAGTCGATGCTGCCGACCGCGCATGTCCGCCTGGCGCATCCGGACTCCAACGGCGGGGTGCGGATCCTGCGCCGCGGCTACTCCTTCACCGACGGGACGGACGGGCTGGGCCGGCTGGACGCGGGGCTGTTCTTCCTCGCCTACCAGCGGGACGTACGCCAGGGCTTCGTCCCGCTCCAGAAGCGGCTGGCGGCCAATGACGCACTCAACGAATACATCCAGCACGTGGGTTCCGCGCTCTTCGCGGTGCCGCCGGGCGTCCGGAACGCGGACGACTGGTGGGGCCGGGCGCTGTTCGCCTGA
- the ddaH gene encoding dimethylargininase: MRTSRRSATPRRYLMCPPTYFRVSYSINPWMDPGKPVDLALAHTQWEDLRDRYRALGHTVEELPPHPAFPDMVFAANGATVVDGRVLGARFAFAERHGEAAVHAEWYRAHGFRAVREPQNVNEGEGDFVVTASWLLAGRGFRSSPLSHAEAQEYFARPVIGLDLVDPRYYHLDTALCVLDPGSGEPGGRAEVMYYPGAFSAGSRAVLARLFPDALLAGPADAAAFGLNAVSDGRHVLLPQAAVGLFGPLRERGYEPVGMDLTELLKGGGSVKCVTGELRPG; this comes from the coding sequence TTGCGTACCTCCCGGCGCAGCGCCACCCCCCGCCGCTATCTGATGTGCCCGCCGACGTACTTCCGGGTCAGCTACTCCATCAACCCCTGGATGGACCCCGGCAAACCCGTGGATCTCGCGCTGGCCCACACCCAGTGGGAGGACCTGCGCGACCGCTACCGCGCGCTCGGCCACACCGTCGAGGAGCTGCCGCCGCACCCCGCCTTCCCCGACATGGTCTTCGCCGCCAACGGCGCCACCGTGGTGGACGGCCGGGTGCTCGGCGCCCGGTTCGCCTTCGCCGAGCGGCACGGCGAAGCCGCGGTGCATGCCGAGTGGTACCGCGCGCACGGGTTCCGCGCGGTGCGGGAGCCGCAGAACGTCAACGAGGGCGAGGGCGACTTCGTGGTCACCGCGTCCTGGCTGCTGGCCGGCCGCGGGTTCCGCAGCAGTCCGCTGTCCCACGCGGAGGCCCAGGAGTACTTCGCCCGCCCGGTGATCGGCCTCGATCTCGTCGATCCGCGCTACTACCACCTGGATACGGCGCTGTGCGTGCTCGACCCCGGCAGCGGAGAGCCCGGCGGCCGGGCCGAGGTCATGTACTACCCCGGCGCGTTCTCCGCCGGGAGCCGGGCCGTGCTGGCGCGGCTGTTCCCCGACGCGCTGCTCGCCGGCCCGGCCGACGCGGCGGCGTTCGGGCTGAACGCGGTGTCCGACGGGCGCCATGTGCTGCTGCCCCAGGCGGCGGTGGGGCTCTTCGGGCCGCTTCGGGAGCGGGGGTACGAGCCGGTCGGCATGGATCTGACGGAATTGCTGAAGGGGGGCGGGAGCGTGAAGTGCGTGACGGGAGAGCTCCGCCCGGGGTGA
- a CDS encoding DUF6243 family protein — MSKGNAGGMLGGWGSPRAVQAWGRTRNKLSRGALRGGGDTGRGGRGQDGQDRRGELLRKFQERARKG, encoded by the coding sequence ATGAGCAAGGGAAATGCGGGCGGGATGCTCGGCGGGTGGGGGTCCCCCCGCGCCGTTCAGGCGTGGGGGAGGACCCGGAACAAGCTCTCGCGGGGCGCCCTGCGCGGCGGCGGGGACACCGGCCGCGGCGGCCGGGGACAGGACGGGCAGGACCGGCGCGGGGAGCTGCTGCGCAAGTTCCAGGAGCGGGCCCGGAAGGGGTGA
- a CDS encoding small ribosomal subunit Rsm22 family protein, giving the protein MHEELRAALAGLLDGLPPKQTAQAVDRLIANYRGRTPTDAPVLRDRADVAAYAAYRMPATFEAVRAALTAFAARVPDWSPATHVDIGGGTGAATWAAAATWEGHHSTVLDWAQPALDLGRELAATFLPDVTWQRQIIGEGLTVPAGTDLVTVSYVLGELRPEDRRAVVAAATAARTVVLIEPGTPDGYLRIREARTQLTEAGLRIVAPCPHSDTCPIVPGEDWCHFSARVNRSSLHRQVKGGSLPYEDEKFSYVAATTLDATPASARIIRKPQLRKGQVLLDLCTTDENLQRTTVTKRHGTHYRAARDAAWGDDWS; this is encoded by the coding sequence ATGCACGAGGAACTGCGCGCCGCTCTGGCGGGCCTGCTCGACGGCCTGCCGCCCAAGCAGACCGCGCAGGCCGTCGACCGGCTGATCGCCAACTACCGGGGGCGTACCCCCACCGACGCCCCGGTCCTGCGCGACCGCGCGGATGTGGCCGCGTACGCCGCCTACCGCATGCCGGCCACCTTCGAAGCCGTACGGGCCGCGCTGACCGCGTTCGCCGCCCGGGTCCCCGACTGGTCCCCGGCCACCCATGTGGACATCGGCGGCGGCACCGGCGCCGCCACCTGGGCCGCCGCCGCCACCTGGGAAGGCCACCACAGCACCGTCCTGGACTGGGCCCAGCCCGCCCTGGACCTCGGCAGGGAACTGGCCGCCACGTTCCTCCCCGACGTCACCTGGCAGCGGCAGATCATCGGCGAGGGCCTGACCGTCCCCGCCGGCACCGACCTGGTCACGGTCTCGTATGTCCTCGGCGAACTCCGCCCCGAGGACCGCCGCGCCGTCGTCGCCGCGGCCACCGCGGCCCGCACCGTCGTCCTGATCGAACCCGGCACCCCCGACGGCTACCTCCGCATCCGCGAGGCCCGCACCCAGCTCACCGAGGCCGGTCTGCGCATCGTCGCCCCCTGCCCGCACAGCGATACCTGCCCGATCGTCCCCGGAGAGGACTGGTGCCACTTCTCCGCCCGGGTCAACCGCTCCTCCCTGCACCGCCAGGTCAAGGGCGGCTCCCTCCCGTACGAGGACGAGAAGTTCAGCTACGTGGCCGCCACCACCCTCGACGCCACCCCCGCCTCCGCGCGCATCATCCGCAAACCCCAACTCCGCAAGGGCCAGGTCCTCCTGGACCTGTGCACCACCGACGAGAACCTGCAACGCACCACCGTGACCAAACGCCACGGCACCCACTACCGAGCGGCCCGCGACGCCGCCTGGGGCGACGACTGGTCCTGA
- the efeU gene encoding iron uptake transporter permease EfeU, giving the protein MFGNYLIGLREGLEASLVVCILIAYLVKTGRREALRPVWLGIALAVVLSFAFGAALQFGSQTLTFEAQEALGGSLSIIAVGLVTWMVFWMRRTARHLKRELHGKLDAALRMGTVALVVTAFLSVGREGLETALFIWTAAQSANDGVRPLVGALLGLLTAVLLGWLFYRGAVRINLAKFFTWTGGMLVVVAAGVLAYGFHDLQEADIVPGLGTRAFDISAQIPADSWYGTLLKGVFNFQPDPTVLQVTVWALYLIPTLAFFLAPGRVAPNRATPAAAPSAPVAPKEPEPHDTQVAVPGARNSDVGSDGAGDTERVHDGARREGDAAGGVEG; this is encoded by the coding sequence GTGTTCGGCAACTACCTGATCGGTCTGCGCGAGGGCCTGGAAGCCAGCCTCGTGGTCTGCATTCTCATCGCCTACCTGGTCAAGACCGGGAGGCGGGAGGCGCTGCGCCCGGTCTGGCTCGGTATCGCACTCGCCGTGGTGCTGTCGTTCGCGTTCGGTGCGGCGCTCCAGTTCGGTTCGCAGACGCTGACCTTCGAGGCCCAGGAAGCGCTCGGCGGTTCGCTGTCGATCATCGCGGTGGGCCTGGTGACGTGGATGGTCTTCTGGATGCGGCGCACCGCGCGGCATCTGAAGCGGGAGCTGCACGGCAAGCTGGACGCGGCGCTCCGGATGGGCACCGTGGCGCTGGTGGTCACCGCGTTCCTGTCGGTGGGCCGCGAGGGCCTGGAGACCGCGCTGTTCATCTGGACGGCCGCGCAGTCCGCGAACGACGGCGTACGGCCGCTGGTGGGGGCGCTGCTGGGGCTGCTGACGGCGGTGCTGCTGGGCTGGCTGTTCTACCGCGGTGCGGTGCGGATCAACCTGGCGAAGTTCTTCACCTGGACCGGCGGCATGCTGGTGGTGGTCGCGGCGGGCGTGCTGGCGTACGGCTTCCACGATCTCCAGGAGGCGGACATCGTGCCGGGGCTGGGCACCCGGGCGTTCGACATCAGCGCGCAGATCCCGGCCGACAGCTGGTACGGGACGCTGCTGAAGGGCGTCTTCAACTTCCAGCCGGATCCGACGGTCCTTCAGGTCACGGTGTGGGCTCTGTATCTGATCCCCACCCTCGCCTTCTTCCTCGCCCCCGGTAGGGTTGCGCCGAATCGTGCCACCCCGGCGGCCGCCCCGTCCGCCCCGGTCGCCCCGAAGGAGCCCGAGCCCCATGACACGCAGGTCGCCGTTCCGGGTGCCCGTAACTCTGATGTCGGCAGCGACGGCGCTGGTGATACTGAGCGGGTGCATGACGGTGCACGGCGAGAGGGAGATGCTGCCGGCGGTGTCGAAGGCTGA
- a CDS encoding heme oxygenase (biliverdin-producing) encodes MEASSPTPSAPSAPFSTVIRTASHEQHTEAENSSFMSDLLGGRLGVRAYRRYTEQLWFVYRALEDASAPLAGDPVAGPFLRPELARTAALERDLAHLGGPSWRTGLAPLPATAAYADRVAACARDWPAGFVAHHYTRYLGDLSGGQIIRGTAEKTWGFARKGDGVRFYVFEDIPNPAAFKREYRALLDALPVDDLEKQRVVDECKRAFRLNSAVFRELGEQFPLSA; translated from the coding sequence TTGGAAGCGTCCAGCCCGACCCCGTCCGCTCCGTCCGCTCCGTTCTCGACGGTGATCCGCACCGCGTCCCACGAGCAGCACACGGAGGCCGAGAACTCCTCCTTCATGAGCGATCTGCTCGGCGGCCGGCTCGGCGTCCGGGCCTACCGGCGCTACACCGAGCAGCTGTGGTTCGTCTACCGCGCGCTGGAGGACGCCTCCGCGCCGCTCGCCGGGGATCCGGTCGCCGGCCCCTTCCTCCGCCCCGAGCTGGCCCGCACCGCCGCGCTGGAGCGCGACCTCGCCCATCTCGGCGGGCCGTCCTGGCGCACCGGCCTGGCGCCGCTGCCGGCCACCGCCGCCTACGCGGACCGGGTGGCGGCCTGCGCCCGCGACTGGCCGGCGGGCTTTGTCGCCCACCACTACACCCGCTACCTCGGCGACCTCTCCGGCGGCCAGATCATCCGCGGCACCGCCGAGAAGACCTGGGGCTTCGCCCGCAAGGGCGACGGGGTGCGCTTCTACGTCTTCGAGGACATCCCCAACCCCGCCGCCTTCAAGCGGGAGTACCGGGCACTGCTGGACGCGCTGCCCGTGGACGACCTGGAGAAGCAGCGGGTGGTCGACGAGTGCAAGCGGGCCTTCCGGCTGAACAGCGCGGTCTTCCGGGAGCTGGGCGAGCAGTTCCCGCTGAGCGCGTAG
- the map gene encoding type I methionyl aminopeptidase, with amino-acid sequence MSGQSLLVPGKISPTRPVPASIRRPEYVGKDAPTPYTGPEVQDAETIEKMRIAGRIAAQAMAEAAKLIAPGVTTDELDRVAHEFMCDHGAYPSTLGYRGFPKSLCSSLNEVICHGIPDSTVLKDGDIVNLDVTAYINGVHGDNNATYLCGDVDEESTLLVERTREALNRAIKAVKPGRQINIIGRVIESYAKRFGYGVVRDFTGHGINSSFHSGLIVPHYDSPHHTTDIKPGMTFTIEPMLTLGSHDYDMWDDGWTVVTKDRKRTAQFEHTLVVTETGAEILTLP; translated from the coding sequence ATGTCTGGCCAGTCACTTCTTGTCCCGGGGAAGATCTCCCCCACCCGCCCCGTCCCCGCCTCGATCCGGCGCCCCGAGTACGTCGGGAAGGACGCACCCACCCCGTACACGGGGCCCGAGGTGCAGGATGCCGAAACGATCGAGAAGATGCGGATCGCCGGCCGGATCGCCGCGCAGGCGATGGCGGAGGCCGCCAAGCTGATCGCGCCGGGCGTGACGACCGATGAACTGGACCGGGTCGCCCATGAGTTCATGTGCGACCACGGCGCCTACCCGTCCACGCTCGGCTACCGCGGCTTCCCCAAGTCCCTGTGCTCCTCGCTCAACGAGGTCATCTGCCACGGCATCCCGGACTCGACCGTCCTCAAGGACGGCGACATCGTGAACCTGGACGTCACCGCGTACATCAACGGTGTGCACGGCGACAACAACGCCACCTACCTGTGCGGCGACGTGGACGAGGAGTCCACGCTGCTGGTCGAGCGCACCCGGGAGGCGCTCAACCGCGCGATCAAGGCCGTCAAGCCGGGCCGGCAGATCAACATCATCGGCCGGGTCATCGAGTCGTACGCCAAGCGCTTCGGCTACGGCGTGGTCCGTGACTTCACCGGCCACGGCATCAACTCCTCCTTCCACTCCGGCCTGATCGTTCCGCACTACGACAGCCCGCACCACACCACCGACATCAAGCCCGGCATGACCTTCACCATCGAGCCGATGCTGACGCTGGGGTCCCACGACTACGACATGTGGGACGACGGCTGGACGGTCGTGACCAAGGACCGCAAGCGGACCGCGCAGTTCGAGCACACGCTGGTGGTCACGGAGACCGGGGCGGAGATCCTCACGCTGCCCTGA
- a CDS encoding TetR/AcrR family transcriptional regulator has translation MANTSTPDSSRRSERSRRAIFDAALALVGEVGYDKLTIEGIASRAGVGKQTIYRWWPSKAAVLLDAFTATVDDYDAKGLPDTGDLAADLKFVLRATADEFNDPAFQAPYRALAAAGANDEELSRTFVARLSEPGTRLYVDRLRAAQETGEVAADIDVRIAAEMLLSPFSQRWLMRTGELTYDFVDTLVDQVLRGLRPRG, from the coding sequence ATGGCCAACACCTCGACCCCCGACTCCTCCCGCCGCAGCGAACGCTCCCGCCGCGCGATCTTCGATGCCGCCCTCGCACTCGTCGGCGAGGTCGGCTACGACAAGCTCACGATCGAAGGCATCGCCTCCCGGGCCGGGGTCGGCAAGCAGACGATCTACCGCTGGTGGCCCTCCAAGGCCGCCGTGCTGCTCGACGCGTTCACCGCCACGGTCGACGACTACGACGCAAAGGGCCTCCCCGACACCGGCGATCTGGCCGCGGACCTCAAGTTCGTGCTGCGGGCCACCGCCGACGAATTCAACGACCCGGCGTTCCAGGCCCCCTACCGCGCCCTCGCGGCGGCGGGTGCGAACGACGAGGAGCTCTCCCGCACCTTCGTCGCCCGGCTGAGCGAGCCCGGCACCCGGCTCTATGTCGACCGGCTGCGGGCGGCCCAGGAAACCGGCGAGGTCGCCGCCGATATCGATGTGCGGATCGCCGCCGAGATGCTGCTGAGTCCCTTCTCACAGCGCTGGCTGATGCGTACCGGCGAATTGACCTACGACTTCGTCGACACCTTGGTCGACCAGGTGCTGCGGGGGCTGCGTCCGCGCGGCTGA
- a CDS encoding serine hydrolase domain-containing protein, with amino-acid sequence MRALPEGRPAWAPGVVVLAGRGPVVAAEAAAGWALRYRSYDPERDRGVDLPRDLWEPMRVGTVFDLASLSKLFTAVAAIQQVEQGRLALDEEVRDRLPAFAPGLTVRQLLTHTSGLAPELPFYDHPDRAAQLALLWREAAAPSGGRSPGHRYSDLNLIALQLILEQCTGQRLDALIRDGITGPLGMSSTSYGPLAPHGVAATEDQRRPWAKADRGLIRGEVHDENAWALGGVAGHAGLFSTAQDLAVLCRTLLNGGTYGTARILGPGAVAALLDPPGLGFGVDQPYFMGELAGRGAAGHTGFTGTSLVLDRATDTFLVLLANTVHPRRRDSGSAPRAAAATRLARAVARAT; translated from the coding sequence GTGCGGGCGCTGCCCGAGGGCCGGCCGGCCTGGGCCCCCGGCGTCGTCGTACTGGCCGGCCGGGGCCCGGTCGTCGCCGCCGAGGCCGCCGCCGGCTGGGCGCTGCGCTACCGGTCCTACGACCCCGAGCGGGACCGCGGCGTCGATCTGCCCCGCGACCTGTGGGAGCCGATGCGGGTCGGCACCGTCTTCGACCTGGCCTCGCTCAGCAAGCTGTTCACCGCCGTCGCCGCGATCCAGCAGGTCGAACAGGGCCGGCTGGCCCTCGACGAGGAGGTCCGGGACCGGCTCCCGGCCTTCGCCCCGGGCCTCACCGTCCGGCAGCTGCTCACCCACACCTCGGGGCTCGCCCCCGAGCTCCCCTTCTACGACCACCCGGACCGCGCCGCCCAACTGGCGCTGCTGTGGCGGGAGGCGGCGGCCCCCAGCGGCGGCCGCAGCCCCGGCCACCGCTACTCCGACCTCAACCTCATCGCCCTCCAGCTGATCCTGGAGCAGTGCACCGGCCAACGGCTCGACGCCCTGATCCGTGACGGCATCACCGGCCCGCTGGGCATGTCCAGCACCTCCTACGGACCGCTGGCACCGCACGGCGTGGCGGCCACCGAGGACCAGCGGCGGCCCTGGGCCAAGGCGGACCGCGGCCTGATCCGCGGCGAGGTGCACGACGAGAACGCCTGGGCGCTGGGCGGCGTCGCCGGCCACGCCGGGCTCTTCTCCACCGCCCAGGACCTGGCCGTCCTGTGCCGCACCCTCCTCAATGGCGGCACCTACGGCACCGCCCGGATCCTCGGCCCCGGCGCCGTCGCCGCCCTCCTCGATCCGCCCGGTCTCGGCTTCGGCGTCGACCAGCCGTATTTCATGGGCGAGTTGGCGGGCCGCGGCGCGGCCGGGCACACCGGTTTCACCGGCACCAGCCTGGTCCTGGACCGCGCCACCGACACCTTCCTCGTCCTGCTCGCCAATACGGTCCACCCCCGCCGCCGCGACAGCGGCAGCGCCCCCCGCGCCGCGGCCGCCACCCGGCTGGCCCGCGCGGTGGCCCGTGCCACCTGA
- a CDS encoding bifunctional DNA primase/polymerase yields the protein MERKSRFSQWLRRPKSGSDGGDTDTGSAAARSREDLLLAAADAGFPVAPAAHPSGYGCSCERIGCPTPGRHPVSFGWQTVATTDRDKVAAWVRTLPQANFITATGITHDVLDVPVEAGRSALGRLDAAGIDVGPITLGAGFGDGRMLFFTATRGTPDDEDEWWPCELDCHPETMDEHPGLRWHCRGSYVLLPPSTLPGDQPAVTWLRGPELPLPDPLTLLESLTDACAEFNDREPHHHEAHAWPIGR from the coding sequence ATGGAACGCAAGAGCAGGTTCTCCCAGTGGCTGCGCCGGCCGAAGAGCGGATCGGACGGCGGCGATACGGACACGGGATCAGCGGCTGCGCGCAGCCGCGAGGACCTGCTGCTGGCGGCGGCCGACGCGGGATTCCCGGTGGCCCCGGCGGCGCATCCTTCCGGCTACGGCTGTTCCTGTGAACGCATCGGCTGTCCCACCCCCGGCCGCCACCCCGTCTCCTTCGGCTGGCAGACCGTCGCCACCACCGACCGCGACAAGGTCGCCGCCTGGGTCCGCACCCTCCCGCAGGCCAACTTCATCACCGCCACCGGCATCACCCATGACGTGCTGGACGTCCCCGTCGAGGCGGGCCGCAGCGCCCTGGGACGGCTGGACGCCGCGGGCATCGACGTCGGACCGATCACCCTCGGCGCCGGTTTCGGTGACGGCCGGATGCTCTTCTTCACCGCCACCCGCGGCACCCCGGACGACGAGGACGAGTGGTGGCCCTGCGAGCTGGACTGCCACCCCGAGACCATGGACGAGCATCCGGGGCTGCGCTGGCACTGCCGCGGCAGCTATGTGCTGCTGCCGCCCTCGACCCTGCCCGGCGACCAGCCCGCGGTGACCTGGCTGCGCGGCCCCGAGCTGCCGCTGCCCGACCCGCTGACGCTGCTGGAGTCGCTCACCGACGCCTGCGCGGAGTTCAACGACCGCGAGCCGCACCACCACGAGGCGCACGCCTGGCCGATCGGCCGCTGA